Part of the Virgibacillus necropolis genome, GTTTATATTTATTAAATCGCAATTCTACTACGATTATTACATTATAATAACTATAATTAGTGTACCTGCTACACTGCCCATCTGTCAATAAAAGTATATGAACAAGAGTTTATTATTAGCACCAATTTCGTTCATTTATCTGATTCTACACATCTGCCTGTAAAGGGATTTCTTCACCATCCAAGTGGTAGTTCACATAGCGAGCTGCAACAAATAAAAAGTCAGAGAGTCGGTTCAAATAAGAAACCACTAATGGATTTGCCAATTCTTCTTCGAGTCCAACTGCAGTTCGCTCTGCTCTTCTGGCAACTGTCCGCGCTGTATGTAATGCGCTTGATGCACGATGACCTGATGGCAATATGAAATTTTTTAACGGTGCAAGATCTTTATCCCACTCGTCTATTTGAGCTTCTAATTCCTCAATATATTCTTTTTTTAATTTCCAGCTTACTTCTTTATCACTTGGTGTAGCTAATTCTGCGCCCACATGGAAAAGAATTGTTTGTACACGATGCATTGTTTTCAAGA contains:
- a CDS encoding cob(I)yrinic acid a,c-diamide adenosyltransferase; translated protein: MRIYTRSGDKGKTSLIYGQRVPKNDLRVEAYGTCDETNSMIGLSLSFLENVEWDEKGAFLKTMHRVQTILFHVGAELATPSDKEVSWKLKKEYIEELEAQIDEWDKDLAPLKNFILPSGHRASSALHTARTVARRAERTAVGLEEELANPLVVSYLNRLSDFLFVAARYVNYHLDGEEIPLQADV